In Nitrospinota bacterium, one genomic interval encodes:
- a CDS encoding energy transducer TonB, which translates to MRNIKTKKYIIISIILHIFFILAIGKVAIKEKSLLDPLKIKILEEFSKTKGIIEDLPKPPMIEEPKEAKILSQYSSKAHQDLSDKKSDIPGVKKPSGLTRKKASEIASKKSQKSEIKALMKDEKISQKSKPKKILAELEKGKGLESIKSHEKIVKKEEAETEALLKKKEKHLPDTLSPQREDTRSLKGLPLLSSEDLKKYVKPGNKGDGSDGVTVSLETKEYKYISYFIHIKNKIELLWDYPMEAAREGIYGSLFLKFTILSNGKLEKVVLIRSSGSTILDDEAIRAISTASPYNPFPKRLTENRITITASFHYLPRILYVR; encoded by the coding sequence ATGCGTAATATAAAGACAAAGAAATATATAATCATTTCAATTATTCTTCATATCTTTTTTATTCTTGCTATAGGAAAGGTAGCGATTAAAGAAAAAAGTCTGTTAGATCCACTGAAGATAAAGATTCTTGAAGAATTTTCAAAAACAAAAGGGATTATAGAAGACCTTCCTAAGCCACCAATGATTGAGGAACCTAAAGAGGCAAAAATTCTCTCTCAATATTCCAGCAAAGCCCATCAAGACTTATCCGATAAAAAATCAGATATTCCGGGTGTAAAAAAACCCTCCGGACTTACAAGAAAAAAAGCTTCTGAGATAGCAAGTAAGAAGAGCCAAAAATCAGAAATAAAGGCCTTGATGAAAGATGAAAAAATCTCTCAAAAAAGTAAACCAAAAAAAATCTTAGCCGAGTTAGAAAAAGGAAAAGGATTAGAGTCAATCAAATCCCACGAAAAAATAGTAAAGAAGGAAGAGGCTGAAACAGAAGCTTTATTAAAGAAAAAAGAAAAACATCTTCCTGATACTCTTTCTCCGCAAAGAGAAGATACAAGATCCTTAAAAGGACTACCTCTTTTGAGTTCAGAGGATTTAAAGAAGTATGTAAAACCAGGTAATAAAGGAGATGGTTCTGATGGAGTTACCGTATCTTTAGAAACTAAGGAGTACAAATATATATCTTACTTTATCCATATAAAAAATAAGATAGAACTTTTATGGGATTATCCTATGGAGGCTGCTAGAGAGGGGATTTATGGATCACTATTTTTAAAATTTACAATTCTTAGTAATGGAAAGCTGGAAAAAGTAGTTTTGATAAGATCTTCTGGTTCAACGATATTAGATGATGAGGCTATTCGTGCCATCAGTACCGCCTCCCCTTATAACCCATTTCCAAAGAGGTTAACAGAGAATAGGATAACGATTACAGCTTCCTTTCACTATTTACCACGTATATTATACGTAAGATAA